One genomic window of Medicago truncatula cultivar Jemalong A17 chromosome 1, MtrunA17r5.0-ANR, whole genome shotgun sequence includes the following:
- the LOC25482306 gene encoding wall-associated receptor kinase 1, with amino-acid sequence MKLKCHCFTWSQCLSGCFIQQILIVGASVGFIILSVASSSLYMLYQRRKLLKLKEKFFKQNGGFILLRQLSKREDASGTTQIFKEDELKKATNNYEESLIIGRGGFGTVYKGILADNRIVAIKKSKIMDATQVEQFINEVVVLSQINHRNVVKLLGCCLETQVPLLVYEFISNGTLFDLMHTSIEKENNAIWKTRLRIAAEIAGALSYLHSSASLPIIHRDVKSANILLDDNYTAKVSDFGASRLVPLDHTMIATVVQGTLGYLDPEYMQTHQLTEKSDVYSFGVVLAELLTGEKPISFNRPEENRSLAIHFLSCLRENHVSEVLQVGILNDENKEEIKEVAILAARCLRLKGEERPSMKEVAMELEGLRLMEKHPWTKSEINLDETQSLLQGVSSNFNYETGDSSSNHEFSGYDSLKVHAPMSLDDGR; translated from the exons atgaAATTGAAG TGTCACTGTTTTACTTGGAGTCAATGTTTGTCTGGGTGtttcatacaacaaattttgatTGTAGGAGCAAGTGTGGGTTTTATTATTCTATCTGTGGCTAGTTCCTCGTTGTACATGTtatatcaaagaagaaaactcTTGAAACTAAAAGAGaaattctttaaacaaaatgGCGGTTTCATTTTGCTACGCCAACTTTCTAAAAGAGAAGACGCATCAGGAACTACTCAAATTTTCAAAGAAGATGAACTTAAGAAAGCTACCAACAACTATGAGGAGAGTTTAATAATTGGCAGAGGAGGTTTCGGTACGGTTTACAAAGGAATTCTAGCAGACAACAGGATTGTTGCAATCAAGAAGTCCAAAATAATGGATGCCACCCAAGTAGAGCAATTCATAAATGAGGTGGTTGTTTTGTCCCAAATAAATCATAGAAATGTTGTCAAACTCTTGGGATGTTGTTTGGAGACACAAGTTCCTTTACTAGTTTATGAATTTATTAGCAATGGTACCCTTTTCGATTTGATGCACACTAgtattgaaaaggaaaataatgcAATATGGAAAACGCGTTTAAGGATAGCAGCGGAAATAGCAGGAGCTTTATCATATCTACATTCATCTGCATCCTTACCAATTATCCATAGAGATGTCAAAAGTGCCAACATTCTCTTGGATGACAATTACACTGCAAAAGTGTCTGATTTTGGTGCTTCAAGATTGGTTCCACTTGATCATACTATGATAGCCACTGTGGTACAAGGAACTCTTGGCTATTTAGATCCAGAATATATGCAAACACACCAACTAACAGAGAAAAGTGATGTTTATAGCTTCGGGGTAGTACTGGCAGAGCTCCTAACGGGGGAGAAACCTATTTCTTTTAATAGACCAGAAGAAAACAGAAGCCTTGCAATTCACTTCTTATCTTGTTTAAGAGAGAATCATGTGTCTGAAGTTCTTCAAGTTGGTATTTTGAATGATGAGAACAAGGAGGAGATTAAGGAAGTTGCTATTCTTGCTGCAAGGTGCTTGAGACTTAAAGGCGAGGAAAGACCTAGCATGAAAGAAGTGGCTATGGAGCTAGAGGGGTTAAGGTTAATGGAGAAGCACCCTTGGACAAAATCAGAGATAAATCTCGATGAAACTCAATCCTTGCTTCAGGGGGTGTCATCCAACTTTAATTATGAAACTGGTGATAGCAGCAGCAACCATGAATTTAGTGGGTACGACAGCTTGAAAGTCCATGCACCAATGTCCTTGGATGATGGAAGATGA